A window of Campylobacter cuniculorum DSM 23162 = LMG 24588 contains these coding sequences:
- a CDS encoding anaerobic C4-dicarboxylate transporter — MFELILQLVVFLGAIFIGIRLGGIAIGYTGGLGVVILGLFLGMKPGNIPWDVILIIAAAIAAISAMQQAGGLDYMVRITERILRAHPKFINYLAPACGWLLTILAGTGNAVFSLMPVVVDVAKSQNIKPSVPLSLMVVSSQIGITASPVSAAVVYMSGVLEPLGWNYPVLIGIWIVTTFIACMLTAFIVSIITPLDLSKDSVYQERLKAGLVKDEGEILHSKDKPGAKLSVIIFLSAVLCVVFYATAISDNIKLISPVIVKRDEAIMSFLLTAAALITLFCKIEPAKILDTSVFKSGMTACVCVFGVAWLGNTFVAGHEQQIKDLAGEWVRDYPAMLAVAFFFASTLLYSQAATAKAITPIILTALGISATNPNDSYMLVACFAAVSALFVLPTYPTLLGAVQMDDTGSTRIGKFIFNHPFFIPGILAIVIAVILGFLIAPLF; from the coding sequence GTGTTTGAGTTAATTTTACAGCTTGTCGTTTTTTTAGGAGCTATTTTCATAGGGATTAGACTTGGAGGAATTGCAATCGGTTATACCGGAGGCTTAGGCGTTGTAATTTTAGGACTTTTTCTAGGTATGAAACCGGGAAATATACCTTGGGATGTGATTTTAATCATTGCAGCTGCAATTGCTGCTATTTCGGCTATGCAACAAGCTGGTGGGCTTGATTATATGGTGCGAATAACTGAAAGGATTTTAAGAGCTCATCCTAAATTTATCAATTATCTTGCTCCAGCTTGTGGGTGGTTACTAACGATTTTAGCGGGAACAGGAAATGCAGTATTTTCACTTATGCCTGTTGTAGTTGATGTAGCAAAATCCCAAAATATCAAGCCTTCAGTCCCTCTTTCGTTGATGGTTGTTTCTTCACAAATCGGCATTACCGCTTCTCCTGTAAGTGCAGCAGTGGTTTATATGAGCGGGGTTTTAGAGCCTTTGGGTTGGAATTATCCTGTTTTGATAGGAATTTGGATTGTAACGACTTTTATTGCTTGTATGCTTACAGCTTTTATTGTAAGCATTATCACTCCTTTAGATTTAAGTAAAGATTCTGTATATCAAGAAAGATTAAAGGCAGGTTTAGTTAAAGATGAGGGTGAAATTTTACATTCTAAAGACAAGCCGGGTGCCAAACTTTCGGTCATAATTTTTCTATCTGCAGTGTTATGCGTAGTGTTTTATGCAACAGCTATTTCGGATAATATCAAGCTTATTAGTCCTGTTATCGTAAAACGTGATGAGGCAATTATGAGTTTTTTACTCACAGCAGCAGCTTTAATTACTTTATTTTGTAAGATTGAGCCTGCAAAAATTCTTGATACAAGTGTTTTTAAATCTGGTATGACAGCATGCGTTTGTGTTTTTGGTGTGGCTTGGCTTGGAAACACCTTTGTAGCAGGGCATGAACAACAGATTAAAGATTTGGCAGGAGAATGGGTTAGAGATTATCCAGCAATGCTTGCTGTGGCATTTTTCTTCGCAAGCACTCTTTTGTATTCTCAAGCAGCAACAGCTAAGGCAATCACACCCATCATTCTTACCGCTTTAGGAATTTCAGCGACAAATCCTAATGATTCTTATATGCTTGTAGCCTGTTTTGCAGCTGTTTCTGCACTTTTTGTTCTCCCAACTTATCCAACTTTACTTGGTGCAGTGCAAATGGATGATACAGGTTCAACACGGATTGGTAAATTTATTTTCAATCATCCCTTCTTTATACCGGGTATTTTAGCCATTGTTATTGCTGTAATTTTAGGTTTTTTAATAGCTCCTTTATTTTAA
- the lpoB gene encoding penicillin-binding protein activator LpoB — MKTIFLSFLALLFAACSSPIYTDGKASQEKQGPALTLGLDREDFEKTAEIMVESMLKSPAFSNIPSGQRKVIAIGRIINDTPQRIDTDKLISKITIALRKSGKFILTTAVAAGGARDEMSEAVRELRDNEEFNQNTIAQTGTLVAPDFSLSGKIRQDNVKLENGDIQAEYFFYLSVTDLTSGLAYWEDERTIDKVGTSKSVTW; from the coding sequence ATGAAAACGATTTTTTTAAGCTTTTTAGCATTGCTCTTTGCAGCGTGTTCAAGTCCTATTTATACAGATGGCAAAGCTTCGCAGGAAAAACAAGGTCCTGCTCTAACTTTAGGACTTGATAGGGAGGATTTTGAAAAAACAGCTGAAATTATGGTAGAGAGTATGTTAAAAAGCCCGGCTTTTTCAAACATTCCAAGTGGGCAAAGAAAGGTTATAGCCATAGGCAGAATCATCAATGACACTCCACAAAGAATCGACACAGATAAACTCATCTCTAAAATCACCATAGCCCTTAGAAAATCGGGCAAATTTATACTGACAACCGCTGTGGCTGCGGGGGGAGCTAGAGATGAAATGAGTGAGGCTGTAAGAGAACTTAGAGATAATGAGGAATTCAATCAAAACACCATAGCACAAACGGGGACTTTGGTTGCTCCTGATTTTTCTTTGAGTGGAAAAATCAGACAAGATAATGTAAAATTAGAAAATGGAGACATACAAGCAGAATATTTCTTTTATCTTAGTGTAACGGATTTAACTTCGGGTTTGGCTTATTGGGAAGATGAACGCACAATCGATAAGGTTGGCACTAGCAAATCGGTAACTTGGTGA
- a CDS encoding CsgG/HfaB family protein, with product MRIVLFFLALAGLLFAVDENQSIEVNVINNSKNSKQDAIIYDYIPQELNLTEEAFKAQNTRTLNARVMTKIIDARGSGSNEQEALNNALIVALSQLRGVSGENLRQEFKSIKFNLSSLGQIEQNSNQFLQNVSKGRIDTYKINSVKQTEQGVEVEISAYKYMFEHNQKNKLILYDLTHTALSERLKQALSDIFSQSENFQLLQRDENYENENDLLKSEDISSDEIYKLGNVLGADYILEFKILEGQKSSSKINYGEKLSLNIAYKLVFFPTREVIYSKTLNSKLVVSDDINKQQKALEKIALNVNKELENHLFAVAKDDKTSSENSKAINYKLGEKGGVDLGF from the coding sequence ATGAGAATTGTTTTATTTTTTCTCGCTCTTGCGGGGCTGCTTTTTGCAGTCGATGAAAATCAAAGCATAGAAGTTAATGTTATTAATAATTCTAAAAATTCCAAACAAGATGCGATTATTTATGATTATATCCCGCAGGAGTTGAATTTAACAGAAGAGGCATTCAAAGCTCAAAACACGCGAACTTTGAATGCAAGAGTGATGACTAAAATCATAGATGCTAGGGGAAGTGGGTCTAATGAGCAAGAGGCTCTAAACAATGCTTTGATTGTGGCTTTATCTCAACTTAGAGGCGTGAGCGGGGAAAATTTAAGACAGGAATTTAAAAGTATAAAATTCAATCTTAGCTCACTTGGACAAATTGAACAAAACTCAAATCAATTCTTACAAAATGTCTCCAAAGGACGCATTGATACTTATAAAATCAATTCTGTCAAACAAACAGAACAAGGCGTTGAAGTGGAAATTTCTGCCTATAAATATATGTTTGAACACAATCAAAAAAACAAGCTCATACTCTATGATTTAACCCATACAGCCCTAAGCGAGAGACTTAAACAGGCTCTTAGTGATATTTTTTCTCAAAGCGAAAATTTTCAGCTTTTACAAAGAGATGAAAACTATGAAAATGAAAACGATTTACTCAAAAGTGAAGACATTTCAAGCGATGAGATTTATAAACTTGGAAATGTTTTGGGGGCGGATTATATTTTAGAATTTAAGATTTTAGAGGGACAAAAAAGTTCAAGTAAGATTAATTATGGTGAAAAATTAAGTCTTAATATAGCCTATAAACTCGTTTTTTTCCCTACAAGGGAGGTGATTTATTCAAAGACTTTAAATTCAAAGCTTGTTGTGAGCGATGATATCAACAAACAACAAAAAGCACTTGAAAAAATTGCCCTTAATGTCAATAAAGAACTAGAAAATCATCTCTTTGCCGTTGCTAAAGATGATAAGACTTCATCTGAAAATTCTAAAGCCATAAATTATAAACTTGGTGAAAAAGGTGGGGTTGATTTAGGATTTTAA
- the rplU gene encoding 50S ribosomal protein L21 encodes MYAIIKHGSKQYRVSVGDELKLDRFEAEKKSNVELSEVLAINDKELKVGSPFIAGAKVILEVITHGKDKKVVIYKKRRRKDSKLKRGFRRQFTRVLVKDIQGA; translated from the coding sequence ATGTATGCTATTATCAAACACGGCTCAAAGCAGTATAGAGTGAGCGTTGGCGATGAGTTAAAGCTTGATCGTTTTGAAGCTGAAAAAAAATCAAATGTTGAATTGAGCGAAGTTCTTGCAATCAATGATAAAGAATTAAAGGTAGGTTCGCCCTTTATAGCGGGTGCAAAGGTTATTTTAGAAGTGATCACTCACGGAAAAGATAAAAAAGTTGTGATTTACAAAAAAAGACGCAGAAAAGATTCTAAACTCAAAAGAGGCTTTAGAAGACAATTCACACGCGTCTTGGTCAAAGACATTCAAGGAGCTTAA
- the rpmA gene encoding 50S ribosomal protein L27, with protein sequence MAHKKGQGSTQNNRDSAGRRLGIKKFGGEFVRAGNIILRQRGTATHIGNNVGIGKDHTIFALIDGFVKFERKDKNRKKVSVYPA encoded by the coding sequence ATGGCACACAAAAAAGGTCAAGGTTCAACTCAAAACAATCGCGATTCTGCGGGTCGTCGTTTGGGTATTAAAAAATTTGGTGGAGAATTTGTAAGAGCAGGGAATATCATCTTGCGTCAAAGAGGTACCGCAACTCATATAGGAAACAATGTGGGCATAGGAAAAGACCATACAATTTTTGCTTTAATCGATGGTTTTGTGAAATTTGAAAGGAAGGATAAAAACAGAAAAAAAGTTTCTGTTTATCCTGCTTGA
- the obgE gene encoding GTPase ObgE produces MFIDNVQILVASGNGGAGAVSFRREKHVPLGGPDGGDGGRGGNVYFLCDNNTHTLSHFKGKKEFCAKNGENGLGRNKNGKKGEDLELIVPQGTQIFDAQTNELLLDLTQIGEKKLFLNGGKGGLGNTHFKNSINQRPDYAQSGIKGEKKLIRLELKLIADVGLVGFPNVGKSTLISVISHAKPEIADYEFTTLTPKLGLVDVDEYHSFVMADIPGIIRGASEGKGLGLEFLKHIERTNFLLFVLDPLRELSLKEQFIILRNELENFSKELYQREFGIMISKIDSVNFGQEFKENLLQNFNQLQNYLSDLNHPENFLMQISSLEKIGLKELKFKLLEQVKKGKA; encoded by the coding sequence ATGTTTATAGATAATGTCCAAATTCTTGTAGCTTCTGGTAATGGAGGTGCGGGAGCGGTGAGTTTTCGTCGCGAAAAGCATGTGCCTTTAGGAGGACCTGATGGAGGCGATGGCGGAAGAGGGGGCAATGTGTATTTTTTGTGTGATAATAACACCCATACACTTTCGCATTTTAAAGGCAAAAAGGAATTTTGTGCTAAAAATGGTGAAAACGGGCTTGGACGCAATAAAAATGGTAAAAAAGGCGAAGATTTAGAGCTTATTGTTCCACAAGGTACTCAAATTTTCGATGCACAAACAAATGAACTTTTGCTGGATTTAACTCAAATTGGAGAAAAAAAACTTTTCTTAAATGGTGGAAAAGGCGGACTTGGTAACACGCATTTTAAAAATTCAATCAATCAAAGACCCGATTATGCTCAAAGCGGTATAAAAGGAGAGAAAAAACTTATACGTTTGGAATTAAAACTCATTGCAGATGTCGGACTTGTAGGCTTTCCAAATGTTGGAAAATCCACTTTGATTTCTGTGATTTCACATGCTAAACCAGAAATTGCAGATTATGAATTCACTACACTCACGCCAAAATTAGGGCTTGTAGATGTTGATGAGTATCATAGCTTTGTGATGGCAGATATTCCGGGTATTATTAGAGGTGCAAGCGAGGGAAAGGGTTTGGGGCTTGAGTTTTTAAAACATATTGAACGCACGAATTTTTTACTTTTTGTGCTTGATCCTTTAAGAGAACTTTCTTTAAAAGAACAATTTATCATTCTTAGAAATGAGCTTGAAAATTTTTCTAAAGAGCTTTATCAAAGGGAATTTGGGATAATGATTTCTAAAATTGATAGTGTTAATTTTGGTCAAGAATTTAAAGAAAATCTTTTACAAAATTTTAATCAACTACAAAATTATCTTTCTGATTTAAATCATCCTGAAAATTTTTTAATGCAAATTTCAAGCTTAGAAAAAATCGGTTTAAAAGAGCTTAAATTTAAGCTTTTAGAGCAAGTTAAAAAGGGTAAGGCATGA
- a CDS encoding pyridoxamine 5'-phosphate oxidase family protein, producing MRRDEFIFEDKIYIESFLNSIEFGVLAIPDKDCAYAVPISFCFHQNELYFHGAKSGRKYQLLKNEPRVSFNASKPYSYIPSSFLNHTMIPTQFFFSVYIEGKFEVITENQKKKQMLEFLVKKYENQNFILKEGQENGVFTGIIKAQTLSAKAKFGQNLDDEKIKILIKDLKNRGNELDFQTIKWIEKLRV from the coding sequence ATGAGACGCGATGAATTTATTTTTGAGGATAAAATTTATATCGAATCTTTTTTAAATTCCATAGAATTTGGCGTTTTGGCTATACCCGATAAGGATTGTGCTTATGCTGTGCCGATTAGTTTTTGTTTTCATCAAAATGAACTTTATTTTCACGGGGCTAAATCAGGACGCAAATATCAGCTTTTAAAAAATGAACCTCGAGTCAGTTTTAACGCTTCAAAACCTTATTCTTACATACCTTCAAGCTTTTTAAATCATACGATGATACCCACTCAATTTTTCTTCAGTGTTTATATTGAAGGAAAATTTGAAGTTATCACTGAAAATCAAAAGAAAAAACAAATGCTAGAATTTTTGGTAAAAAAATACGAAAATCAAAATTTCATTCTTAAAGAAGGACAAGAAAATGGAGTTTTTACAGGCATTATCAAGGCTCAAACTTTGAGTGCTAAAGCAAAATTTGGACAAAATTTAGATGATGAAAAGATTAAAATTTTGATTAAAGACCTTAAAAATAGAGGAAATGAGCTTGATTTTCAAACCATAAAATGGATTGAAAAATTAAGGGTTTAA
- a CDS encoding adenylyl-sulfate kinase, whose protein sequence is MAKILNQGGVIWLTGLAGSGKSYIAQALYEKLRENFNYIIHLDGDAFRELLGHFGYEKQERIKVSLKKAQFAHFLSSQGMIVIVSAISMFKECYEYNRKNLKNFFEIYIQCDFEELLKRDKKGLYSGALNAKIQNVVGVDIKYDEPKPDLIINNTHFGMLDEKIQIIIKALEKN, encoded by the coding sequence ATGGCTAAAATTTTAAATCAAGGCGGAGTCATTTGGCTCACAGGTTTAGCCGGAAGTGGCAAAAGCTATATTGCACAAGCTTTATATGAAAAATTGCGTGAAAATTTTAATTACATTATCCATCTTGATGGCGACGCATTTAGAGAACTTTTAGGACATTTTGGTTATGAAAAACAAGAGCGCATTAAAGTATCTTTAAAAAAGGCACAATTTGCCCATTTTTTAAGCTCTCAAGGAATGATTGTTATAGTGAGTGCAATTTCTATGTTTAAAGAATGTTATGAGTATAACCGAAAAAATTTAAAAAATTTTTTTGAAATTTATATACAATGCGATTTTGAAGAATTACTCAAACGCGATAAAAAAGGTCTATACAGCGGTGCATTAAATGCAAAAATTCAAAATGTTGTAGGTGTGGATATAAAATACGATGAGCCCAAACCTGATTTAATCATCAACAACACTCATTTTGGAATGCTTGATGAAAAGATACAAATCATTATAAAAGCTCTTGAAAAAAATTGA
- the ispG gene encoding flavodoxin-dependent (E)-4-hydroxy-3-methylbut-2-enyl-diphosphate synthase: protein MEYKRFKTKQIKVGEVLIGGDAPISVQSMLFSKTRDVEACLEQINRLYFAGADIVRLACLDMADARALREIKSKSALPLIVDIHFNHKLAVFCAEFIDGVRINPGNIGSKENIKEVVKACKQRKIPIRIGINHGSIEKQFSDKFGYGIEAMLESAKYNIKLLEDFDFEDIKISMKTSDTQKTIEAYERLRPLCDYPFHLGVTEAGTQFHSTIKSSIALGNLLLKGIGDTMRVSMTGELEEEIRVAKAILQDSGVQKSGVNIISCPTCGRIQSDLLKAIKIVEEKTKHIKEALNISVMGCVVNALGEAKGADVAIAFGKNQGLVIRHGEVVAKLKEEELVDRFLLEVEDEVKSREMKH from the coding sequence ATGGAGTATAAAAGATTTAAAACCAAACAAATTAAAGTCGGTGAAGTTTTAATAGGCGGTGATGCACCCATTTCTGTTCAATCTATGCTTTTTAGCAAAACAAGAGATGTTGAGGCTTGTTTGGAGCAAATCAATCGCCTTTATTTTGCTGGAGCAGATATTGTTCGTTTAGCTTGTTTGGATATGGCTGATGCAAGGGCTTTAAGGGAGATTAAAAGCAAAAGTGCTTTGCCCTTAATTGTAGATATTCATTTTAATCACAAATTGGCTGTATTTTGTGCTGAATTTATCGATGGAGTGCGTATAAATCCCGGAAATATAGGTTCTAAAGAAAATATCAAAGAAGTTGTAAAGGCTTGCAAACAAAGAAAAATTCCTATAAGAATAGGCATCAATCATGGCTCAATTGAAAAACAATTTAGCGATAAATTCGGCTATGGGATTGAAGCCATGCTTGAAAGTGCAAAATACAATATCAAGCTTTTGGAGGATTTTGATTTTGAGGATATTAAAATTTCTATGAAAACTTCAGACACTCAAAAAACTATAGAAGCTTATGAAAGACTTAGACCACTTTGTGATTATCCTTTTCATCTTGGAGTTACAGAGGCTGGGACGCAGTTTCATAGCACGATTAAAAGTTCGATTGCACTTGGAAATTTACTCCTAAAAGGCATAGGGGATACAATGAGAGTTTCAATGACAGGAGAGCTAGAAGAGGAAATTCGTGTTGCAAAGGCGATTTTGCAAGATAGCGGAGTGCAAAAAAGCGGAGTAAATATCATTTCTTGCCCTACTTGCGGACGCATTCAAAGCGATTTGCTTAAGGCGATTAAGATTGTTGAAGAAAAGACTAAACACATTAAAGAAGCTTTAAACATAAGCGTTATGGGCTGTGTTGTTAATGCTTTGGGCGAGGCTAAAGGTGCAGATGTTGCCATAGCTTTTGGAAAAAATCAAGGTTTAGTCATAAGACATGGAGAAGTTGTTGCGAAACTTAAAGAAGAGGAGCTTGTGGATAGATTTTTACTCGAAGTTGAAGATGAGGTTAAGAGCAGAGAGATGAAACATTAA
- the mrdA gene encoding penicillin-binding protein 2, with the protein MRMRIVVGFILLFFIFLLSRVYYLSIKSNVYYEELARQNAIKTQNLAPTRGQILDRNGVFLALNDLGFSVSIKPYLSIKKSNQEILNKELNTLTSLFTDLNATILERNYKRNDSYYNQNFIEVIDFVPYEKMMPYFSILHLNENIEVKPVVRRKYPFNSLASHIIGYVGKANLQDVSENEIAKLTNYIGRSGIERYYNEILQGEKGERTYKINALNQEIEQLSYTLPVTTDIQLSIDIRLQTFLSELFSDNTGTVVVMDIENGEILAAGSFPEYDLNPFVNGISNKEWTELSNNPDHPFTNKLVNGLFPPGSIVKMGVGLSFLDSKKINTNTSFFCSGAFEFGGRDFRCWNRSGHGNVDLKNGIKQSCDVYFYNGGLNVGIDRVSSTLSRIGFGTKTGVDLPNEFVGIVPSREWKMQRFKKPWYQGETLNTSIGQGDFLVTPMQVAKYTAQIAKGSGVTPHFLKQVEDKNLSTQNTNNEVFTLFEQTQLPYIRDAMYAVANEQGGTAYRYLSHLPIKVAAKTGTAQVIGFSQKDKNRVNEADLEYYTRSHTWMTSYAPYAHPRYVVTVLLEHGGRSISSGIATAKIYEKMKELKYFE; encoded by the coding sequence ATGAGAATGCGTATTGTTGTGGGTTTTATCCTTTTGTTTTTTATTTTTCTACTCAGTCGCGTGTATTATCTTAGTATCAAATCAAATGTCTATTATGAAGAACTTGCAAGACAAAATGCGATTAAAACTCAAAATTTAGCTCCAACTAGGGGGCAAATTTTAGACAGAAACGGGGTATTTTTAGCTCTCAATGATTTGGGTTTTAGTGTTTCTATCAAGCCTTATTTAAGCATAAAAAAATCTAATCAAGAAATTTTAAATAAAGAGCTTAATACCTTAACTTCTTTATTCACGGACTTAAATGCAACAATTTTAGAAAGAAATTATAAAAGAAATGATTCATATTATAATCAAAATTTCATAGAAGTGATAGATTTTGTGCCTTATGAAAAAATGATGCCTTATTTTTCAATCCTTCACTTGAATGAAAACATCGAGGTTAAACCTGTGGTGAGAAGAAAATACCCTTTTAACTCCTTAGCTTCTCATATTATCGGTTATGTGGGTAAAGCAAATTTGCAAGATGTGAGTGAAAATGAAATTGCAAAATTGACAAATTATATAGGAAGAAGTGGCATTGAACGTTATTATAATGAAATTTTGCAAGGAGAAAAGGGAGAAAGAACCTATAAAATTAACGCCTTAAATCAAGAAATTGAACAACTTTCTTACACCTTACCTGTTACCACTGACATACAATTAAGTATCGATATAAGACTTCAAACCTTTTTAAGTGAGCTTTTTAGTGATAATACAGGTACTGTTGTGGTGATGGACATTGAAAATGGAGAAATTTTAGCTGCTGGAAGTTTTCCTGAATATGACTTAAATCCTTTTGTAAACGGAATTTCAAATAAAGAATGGACCGAGCTTTCAAACAATCCGGATCATCCCTTTACAAATAAACTTGTCAATGGGCTTTTCCCTCCAGGCTCTATTGTAAAAATGGGCGTTGGGCTGTCTTTTTTAGATTCGAAGAAAATCAATACAAATACGAGTTTTTTTTGTAGCGGGGCGTTCGAATTTGGTGGGAGAGATTTTAGGTGTTGGAATAGAAGTGGGCATGGAAATGTGGATTTAAAAAATGGCATTAAACAAAGCTGTGATGTGTATTTTTATAACGGGGGCTTGAATGTGGGCATTGATAGGGTTAGCTCAACTTTAAGTCGTATAGGTTTTGGCACAAAAACAGGAGTGGATTTACCTAATGAATTTGTGGGGATAGTTCCAAGCAGAGAATGGAAAATGCAAAGGTTTAAAAAGCCTTGGTATCAAGGTGAAACCTTAAACACTTCAATCGGACAGGGCGATTTTTTAGTAACACCTATGCAGGTTGCTAAATACACAGCTCAAATTGCTAAAGGATCGGGTGTGACTCCACATTTTTTAAAACAAGTTGAAGATAAAAATTTAAGCACACAAAATACAAACAATGAAGTTTTTACACTTTTTGAACAAACTCAACTCCCCTATATACGCGATGCAATGTATGCCGTTGCAAATGAGCAAGGCGGGACAGCCTACCGCTACCTTAGCCATCTTCCTATTAAAGTAGCAGCAAAAACGGGAACAGCACAGGTTATAGGCTTTTCTCAAAAAGATAAAAACAGAGTCAATGAAGCAGATTTAGAATACTACACAAGGTCGCACACTTGGATGACGAGCTATGCTCCCTATGCTCATCCAAGATATGTTGTAACCGTTTTACTCGAACATGGGGGTAGAAGTATAAGTTCGGGGATAGCCACAGCTAAAATTTATGAAAAAATGAAAGAATTAAAATATTTTGAATGA
- the yihA gene encoding ribosome biogenesis GTP-binding protein YihA/YsxC, with product MILDAKFVTSFTQFDSNFSSKSAEVAFLGRSNVGKSSLINSLCKQKKLAKSSQTPGKTQLINFFEVLCKKDEKKFSIYFIDLPGFGYARVSKQLKKLWNQNLDEFLKLRSSIKLFIHLIDSRHTNLELDLNVERYLQSFLQEKQTILKVFTKCDKLNQSQKSKLKNEFKDALLISNFNQFGLKTLEEKIISSVLEFQ from the coding sequence ATGATACTTGATGCCAAATTCGTCACCTCTTTCACTCAATTTGATTCTAATTTTTCTTCAAAATCCGCTGAAGTGGCTTTTTTGGGACGCTCTAATGTGGGCAAAAGTTCTTTGATTAATTCTCTTTGCAAACAAAAAAAACTTGCGAAAAGTTCTCAAACTCCGGGAAAAACACAGCTCATTAATTTTTTTGAAGTCTTGTGTAAAAAAGATGAAAAAAAATTCAGCATTTATTTTATAGACCTTCCCGGTTTTGGTTATGCAAGGGTTTCAAAGCAACTCAAAAAACTTTGGAATCAAAATTTAGACGAATTTTTAAAACTTCGCAGCTCAATCAAACTTTTTATCCATTTAATCGATTCAAGACATACAAATTTAGAGCTTGATTTAAATGTAGAGCGGTATTTGCAAAGTTTTTTACAAGAAAAGCAAACAATTCTAAAAGTTTTTACAAAATGCGATAAATTAAATCAAAGTCAAAAATCAAAACTTAAAAATGAATTCAAAGACGCCCTTTTGATTTCAAATTTCAATCAATTTGGCTTAAAAACTCTTGAAGAAAAAATCATCTCAAGCGTTTTGGAGTTTCAATGA
- a CDS encoding LptA/OstA family protein: MVARKLILFLFCINLSFANQIKIQALNFYSDENTGKSVLSGNVVVNHENDVLNSGELVIFSDKNRKPIRYEASKQPRFKITLKGKVYEGSGDKFIYDVAKDTYEINGNAYINEIQSNKKLYGNRIIVDRKANIYRIESKDNKPAHFVFDLDKK, encoded by the coding sequence GTGGTTGCAAGGAAGTTAATCTTATTTTTATTTTGTATCAATTTATCTTTTGCAAATCAAATCAAAATTCAAGCCTTAAATTTTTATTCTGATGAAAATACCGGGAAAAGTGTTTTGAGTGGCAATGTTGTTGTCAATCATGAAAATGATGTTTTAAATTCTGGTGAGCTTGTCATTTTTAGTGATAAGAATCGAAAACCTATTCGATACGAGGCAAGCAAACAGCCTCGATTTAAAATCACTCTTAAGGGCAAGGTTTATGAGGGCAGTGGGGATAAATTCATTTATGATGTGGCTAAAGATACTTATGAGATTAACGGAAACGCTTATATCAACGAAATTCAAAGCAATAAAAAACTCTATGGAAATAGAATCATCGTGGATAGAAAAGCAAATATTTATCGCATTGAGAGCAAAGACAATAAACCGGCTCATTTTGTTTTTGACTTGGATAAAAAATGA
- a CDS encoding HAD hydrolase family protein, which translates to MIELIFLDIDGCLTDGKIIYSSDSKELKEFDVKDGAAIEAWLKLGKKIAIITGRTSICVEQRAKDLKIELVYQGVKDKLSCAKKILQDLNLNFSQSAAIGDYLNDKALLKNVKFSFKPKDAHRDLKVDFKLSKKGGKAAVAEMIEIIIKKNHMQKEWNKLWL; encoded by the coding sequence ATGATTGAACTTATATTTTTAGACATTGATGGTTGTTTGACAGACGGGAAGATTATTTATTCATCGGATTCTAAAGAGCTTAAAGAATTCGATGTTAAAGATGGTGCGGCGATTGAAGCTTGGCTTAAACTTGGTAAGAAAATTGCCATCATCACAGGACGCACTTCAATCTGTGTTGAGCAAAGAGCAAAGGATTTAAAAATCGAGCTTGTTTATCAGGGCGTTAAAGACAAGCTTTCTTGTGCAAAAAAAATTTTACAAGACTTGAATTTAAATTTTTCGCAAAGTGCTGCGATAGGTGATTATCTCAATGATAAAGCCTTGCTTAAAAATGTAAAATTCAGTTTCAAACCAAAAGATGCACACAGGGATTTAAAAGTGGATTTTAAACTCTCTAAAAAAGGTGGCAAAGCTGCTGTGGCAGAAATGATTGAGATTATTATCAAAAAAAATCATATGCAAAAAGAATGGAATAAGCTTTGGCTATAA